The window AATGGAGTCATCATGAATTTAAAAGATCAACACCATAGGTTCTACACTAACTAGCTACATTAACtctgggcaaattacttaacttctagaccctcagtttccttatcctaTTGAAAAAACAGATCTCTGGAAAGTGATGGGaattaaatgaaaacagagaagTATTTAATAATGCATAGTAACAAtggaggtgctcaataaataacaGCTATTAATAGTCTATTTCTGAAGAGCCATCACTTCTTATCTTTCTAAGAACCATTAGGCCATGTCCCCTCGCCAACCAGCAGATTCATAAACTATAGAGGGCTAGAATCCTTCCCTTTGGTGATTTCCATAAATACATTACCAGCACCTGCAGGCGCTGTGCTAGATGCTGACGTTACACTGGTGTTCAACTCCTTACCGATTAACTCTTTGTTGCGGGCATCCACAGCCAGATTTCTTAATGCTCCAGATGCAGCTTTCACCACCCGCTCGTGTTCATTGGTCAGGAGATCAGCTATGGCAGAGAGAGCCTTCTCTTGACGCAGAGCAGAGCGGATATATCGACCATACTGGGTAGCACATGGAAAATAACAACAGATTACAAATGACAACAGACTAGCTATCTAAATTTTTCCATCTCCAAATCCATTTTCTAAAAGATACTCACTGTCCAGCGCCCAGCACACAAGTTCTGGATAGCTCCAGCAGAAGCTTCTAGGATAGCAGGAGTCTTACTCTCCTTGAGGAGTGAGATGTATATCCGAACCACCTCTGGCTGAAATAAGAGCTCATAGCCtacacaagaaagagaaaaaaggcagaGGATACAATCAACACCTACAAAGGCAGGAGTTCAGCCTTAGTACTCCAGGTAGATGGATTTATCATAATGCTCCCTGAATTCCCTTACCCACTCAATAGTCAACTCAgagatttgattctttttttatttttttagttgtaagtggatcttttatttatttatatgtggtgccgtgTATCaaacctcacacatgccaagcaagcactctaccactgagccacaaccccagcccctccagcctgTTGTTTTCTAAGAATAATTAGTCATAGTAAGAAGCAAAAGAGATATCAGTTCATCATGGTCAACTCCTTTCTCTCCTTACTCCTTGACTTTTTTCCCTACAACTTACTCTGGCCTTGGTTCTACAAGAAGCTCTCAGAAGTTTCATTTAGTTCAATGACAGCAATCAAGGTTAAAGATTTCTCATCTATggactggggagatggctcagttggtaaagtgctttccttgcaagcacagggccctgggttcaatccccagcaccaccaaaaaaaaaaaaaaaaaaaaaaaaaaaaaattttctcatctcaaatgaattatttctaattttaccCAGTGATTCTTCCCACCTTTACTATGACTAAATGAAAGGAACTATCATAGAataaacaacatttaaaatttgagaGAGCGGTATATTCATCAATACAAAGAGTCCAAAGACAAACTGTGATAAACAGAATTCTTCTAAGAGTAAGGTTTAAGTTCCCAAAACTGTAGTGGCCACTTAGGGTAGTTCATTTTCTGCTATAGTCTACCATCAGAACCTTATCCCATCCTCAAGTAACCTGAAACACTATCTTAACAAGCAGGCCTTTGTAAATTACCGCTagaatacaatatattttatcaatattttcacCATCAGTTCAAAGTCCCAAGtcagagaagagagaacaatACAAATGTTGCATAAAGTCTACTATTAGGTTAACAAATATCCCATCTGTGGGCTATGTCAATGAGATCTTTGGTGTCtgagaagcaaaaaaaaataacctaCCTCGAGCAGGACTTGTTCTTTTAGGGAAGTCCACTGTATCATTTGCTGGATCCTCTGTGGGTTTTTTCCCTGTAGAAATAAGAaaagggtgtggggcagggagAGAATAGGGGTTAACGAATGTGAGAAAGGAAAGATTTCACCTGGCAcatttttcattcttcagttAGAATCTTTGGATCAGAGATGCAAAAGAAGGGAAGCCCACCCAACTTGTCCCAGCAGGGGGCTATGAAGAAACATGGACAGAAAACAGGCAGCAGATAGATAAAACAAGGATAACCACTCTTGTCACTATTGACCTGAGTCCTGATAAGAGGTACTACTGCCCAGAAACAGCATGCCATGATCCACATGCTCAGAAGAGCTAATTTGTTTCAATGGCTTTCCTCAACTCAATTTTCCTACATGCATCCACAGGGAAGGGTTAGGCAAGGAAATACTAGGGAAGCTAAAACCAAACATGCAAATTAGAAGTTGGTAAGCTCCTTAAACGATTGCACTCACCTCTGGAGAACCATTCATCTTCCAATGTGTCACCCAAGGTGTGTAAAGCAgaggagagaaataaaggaagaaaatgcaggaGAAAGATGTCAACAAGAACATGGTCAAAttaagcaagaaagcacagaaaagaaaagaaaaaaacacaggaaacacaAAGGAGGAATGGGAAAGAAGGCCCAGATTAGTTGAGTTCTCAATGCCCCAGTCATTCACAGCAATACCAataccaccatcaccaacaccaccgACGACACCACCACCTtcatcacctccaccacctccaccacctccaccacctccacctccaccaccacatCCACCATGATCAAAGCACACAGGGCAGGGAAAGCAGCAGCAGAGCAACAAGATAGTCTTGACCACGCAGATTCCCATactctttgcaaatattttgtacCTAAAGCTAAgtgttccttcctttccccatcccACATTAAAGAGCAAGGAATGAGGAACTAAGACTTACCTTTGCCCTTCTTGGCCCCAAAGCAACTGGCAGCATGTGGCCCAGAATTGTTGGCAACACTGGGAGGTGCCTCTTGATAGCGCTCTGCCTGCGGGATCTCCCGGTGAACTTGATAGGATAAGTTCCGAAGGAGGCACACACAGTTCTCCACAAGCTTAGGGACATAAAAGAAAAGGTTTGACGAGAGAAGTGAATACCTATGGCGACTTTCCGGCAAGTTTAAGTTTCTATGATTTAGGTATTAAAATATCAACCCTCAAAAATACAATATAATCCATCATTTCTCAGTATTCCAGGCTTCTCAAATTCCTTGAATTTAATGGCTTTGGCGGACCCCAAAACTGGGTCACTGTCTCCTACTTGGAAAATGAACAATCTTAGAAGATCACTAGGCAGCTTTCACACACATGTGAAGGAAATTCTAAAAAGAACTGTCCTAAGTTGAACACCCACTTGAGGGAGAAAGGACTGGGATAGGCATTTTATATAACTGAAAGCATAAGTGGGTAGGTTTACACTACAAGATGCAGTGAATGGAATTAATTTACCTTGCTGTCTGAATCCTTCTGCCCAATCTCAGCCTGAACGATGAAAATGAGGGCATCAACTAAGCCATCACATTCTCGAAGTTTCCGGCGAGCTTCACTCCTCTCTGAGCTTACATTCCTGAAGGGAAACCAGAAAATGCTTAAAATGACTCAAATTCAGAAATCCCCCATTGAATATCCCACATCTACAAGCTTCCTCAATACCCTTTTTACTCACTATAAGAAGTAGTGAATATCTATTATTAGCAAGGCATAGCAGTTAACAGAAAATTCATTGacagtctctgctttctgaaccTTTATCACCAAGTGGGGCATGGGTTAATAATGCATACCAACAACAGTAATTCAAAATTGAATAGATACTTCTTGAATGGAAGTACAAATACATGACAGGGCAGAGTATTTGATCTGAATTATAGAAAACTGAGggcagagacacagacacacaaaaccCAGAACGAGATGATTACCTTACACGTTGGAGGTTCTGAATAAGTGTTTACCAAATTAGATGAGCAAAGTCAAAGATGCATAAAAGAGATATGTGTGAGGGACAACAAGCAAACCAACAGGTATGTGTGGAACATAAGTGAGTAGCAATAAAGGTAAACTGGCTGGAGTAGCAGTATACAATAAAGAGACAGTAGAGGCTGAATAACAGGTGAAAGAATTTTAACTTTTGCCAGGCAGGTGGTGtgcatctgtaattccagctacccaGGAGACCAAGGCACAAGGATCACAAACTCgagaccatcctcagcaattcagcaagaccctgcctcgaaataaaatattaaaaggggtggggatggctGGGCAAAgtgatgcacacttgtaatcccagtgatttgggaggctacGGCAGAACGATTCCAATGtcgaagccagccttagcaacttagtgagaccttgtctcaaaattaaaaaaataaaataaaatagactgggtcagacttccttaacaggactcccacagcacaagaaataaaagcaagaatcaataactgggatagattcaaactaaatagttttctgtcagcaaaggaaactatcagcaatgcgaagagagagcctacagagtgggagaatatctttgccactcaaacttcagatagagcactaatttccagaatatataaagaattcaaaaaactctacacgaagaatacaaataacccaatcaacaaatgggctaaggatatgaacagatacttcacagatgaagatctacaagcaatcaacaaacatatgaaaaaatgttcaccatctttagtaataagagaaatgcaaatcaaactacactaagattccatctcaccccaattagaatggcgattatcaagaatacaagcaacaatagatgttgcagaggatgtggggaaaaaggtacactcatacattgctggtggggttgcaaattagtgcagccactctgggaagcagtgtggagattccttagaaaacttggaatggacctaccatttgacccagctatcccactccttggcctatacctaaaggacttaaaatcagcatactacagagatacagccacaacaatgttcatagctgctcaattcacaatagccagactgtggaaccaacctagatgcccttcaattgatgaattgataaagaaactgatatatatatatatacaatggaatattactcagctataaagaataataaaattatggcatttgcaggcaaatggatgaaactggagaatatcatgttaagtgagataagccaatctcaaaaatccaaaagacgaatgatctcactgataagcggatgatgacacataatgaagggtgggaggggggcaagaatggaggaaggagggactatatagagggaaaagagagttgggaggggtggaggggaaggaaaaaaataacagaatgaatcaaacatcattaccctatgtaaatgtatgaatatgcaaatggtatgctgttactccatgtacaaacaaacaacatgtatcccatttctttacaataaaaataaatttaaaaaataaataaataaaataaaataaaatagactgggaatgtagctaaaTGGTAGAGCACTCAGGGTTCAAacactagtaccaaaaaaaaaattttttttacctaAGGCAGCCAGCTGTGTTGGTGAGCACTGATTCCCACTCAATATGGCGTGGCTTACAATCTTCATTAGGTTCCCTCTCCCAACCGGAATGAGGAATGATCACTTCATCTGTCAAGGCATGCAGTGCATGGTCCACAATCTCCATTTTGATTGAGTCGTGGGATGAGAGATTCCACAGGGTTCCTGGAAGAGATAATTCATCAGACAGCTCTCCAACACCCAAGACAGTATATTTGAAGAACGTCAAAGAGAATCCCTTATTCTGTGACTTCTCAGACTTCCCCAATGACcaaataacttgttttttttttttgttttgtttttgtttttttgtggtactggggatcgaactcagggccttgtacttgcgaggcaagcactctaccagctgagctatctctccagcccaatAACTTGTATTGATATTCAAACTTTTGTGTATAATCCATGGTAaggaataattttataatgtacaAACATACAggtcatgaaataaaatttcataaaaataataattcctatAACTAATGCTCACCAATCCATCTATACTGATTTCTCTGCCTCAGTTCTACTTTCATTTGGGGTCACATAATTCTTTGTTGTAGAAAGCTGTCCTATTCATTGCTGGATGTTTACCACTCCTGGCCTTTACTTACTGGATGCCAATACTCTCTACCCCCACCTAAGTTACAAGCAAAAATGTCTCCAACACTGCAAATGTCCtcagggtggaggagggagggattTCCTTCAATTGAGAACCACTGGCCTGTacgatttttcttttttcttttttttttttttttttcttgatatgaaggattgaacccagggggctcaaccactaagcaacatcaccagcccttttatcttttattttgagacaaggtctcagtagttgcttagggcctcactaagttgctgaggctagtcttgaacttgcaatccttctgcctcagcctcctgagtcactggggtatTACAGACTTGTATCACCACACTCagcatcatttctttcttttgcttggaATGGTGATTGTGACCAGCAAAACTGTGTTCAAATCACACCATCAGATCACAACGTAAAATCTGAAAAACCactgttttaaataaaagcaaggatcacaagctcaaatgTCTAGATGGGCCTGGCATGTGAGTCAAGACACAACTGGGGGTAAATGGCAACTGACATTCAGCTTCCATGTTTGGGAGACAACTTCCTTTATGACTGTAGTTGATTAGAGTTAATAGTATGTGTCAGGAGATGACTGTGAACTGAAGAACAAATGCCCCCAATCAGCTCAGACCAAATACTGCCAGTGAGGAACAGATCCATCATTACCAGTTCTTCCACATATTTAACAGAAGCAAGAATCTAGAATTCTAAGTGATATCTACTGAATTTTAAACATTAGCAaccaattctttaaaatttcaaaaatcttaCATGGTACAAACAAATCTATTTGACCCAAAGGTTAACATTCACAATCTATAATCAAAAGTTAAAGAACTAGAAACCCCTCTAGTTTTCAACTTCTCTAGGGGTAAGAGTCACCCACATCTAGCATTTGCTGGGGCCTAGAACATACCAGTAATGACTTCAGTAAGATCCATATCACGAGCCTTTCGGAGCAATCGCACAAGGGCAGGAACACCATCACAATTTTTTATGGCAATCTTGTTATCTTGGTCCCGTCCAAAGGAGATATTCTTGAGAGCTCCACATGCTCCAAGGTGCACTTCCTTTTTGGGGTGGTCTAATAAGCCCACCAGCACGGGGATGCCCTTGAGCTTCCGCACATCAGTCTTCACCTTGTCATTGCGATAGCATAAGTGTTGCAAGTAAGCAGCTGCATTGGACTTGACAGCATCCAAGCGGAATCCCAGCATGGCGATCACCTCTGGCAGCTCAGGCTGTCTCCAATTGGGAGGAGGAGGGCCTCCCTTTCGAAGGCTATCCAAGCTTGCTAAACTTCCCCGCTCATGCTGGGCCAAAGGAGCCCAATAGTACTGATCTGTTGGCACCTCCTCACCAATCATGTCTTCATAACTCCTGcagattttttgaaaaatcaagaaaagaggAATACATCAATTAGTTAAGTCTAGCTTACTGGACATTCCTATAACCCCTCATCATCAAGGCAGGATTAACCCCAGCACTGATACACAGATCACATATCTCCTTTGCATTAATAATATGCTGATcaattttaacaattttgaaGGCACTTTCAATTAAATTAGACCTTCCCTTTTTTCATCAAGTTTGCTGGCTCAGAAAGTAATAATCAGAGAAGTTAATCACAAAAAAAGAACCAGATTCTACTAACTTACCATGTATTTGAATGATACCTGAAAGTTATTAATTTCTTCAGATAGAGATTAAAATAAATCCTTAGCAGAGCTAACCGAACTAAATGACTCAATGTCACAAACAAAGCCTGAGAACAGTTCTAACAAGCCCTTAGCTAAACAGGAAATGAGGCATTTACACACAGGAAACAGCTGACAGAATAAGACCCTTAAACATACTTCATATTTAAGGTTCTCCTTACCctattttggaaattataaaaGAGGGAGGGgctgatagaaaacaaaaaagaaaagaacttcttGCTATATCATAGAATGAATACCTACCTGTCTTTGGTACTGAGGAGGTGTATGTCTAAAACACAAATTTTCACAGTTCATATCAAGATCAGACCTGCTACTTGACgaacatgtttttttgttttgttctgtttcattaccaggggttgaaccttgtgcactttatcactgagctatatcccctgtcctttttttttttttttttttttttgagacagggtcttgctaagttgctgaggttgaccttgaactttgccatccttctgcctcagcctcccaagtcactgggataacaggcctgTGCTATCATGTCCAACTCTCAACAAATACGTTTAAAATGAGTTCCATTCTCCAATTTCTAAATACCTCCAATTTGGTCAAAATCTACTGACCAACACTGCATTTGGGATGCCCAGCCACAGGGAACAGAGACAAATCAATTACAGAAAAGAGAAGTCAGCGGGAGATAATTCTTCCTATTTCAGTACTACCAGCAACCACTAGAGGGTGAGTCTGCCACACTATTATTTATTCATAACCACCAGGAAGAGACCCATTATCTCTGAGCTCATCTCATTCTGCAACTCCCACAGAAGAGGAGAACCTATTGTGTGTGAACTCTCCAAATAAGACCTTTGTTTGCTCCACAAAACCACTCCCACTGCCACCAAACACTCAAGGTTAGCTTGAGCTGAAGACCTAACTCAGGTATCAACATCAACCACTCAACAGTGATTCAGAGGCACAAAGTATTTAGTAAAAGAATTACCAGGgctatttcaaaatatcattgaAACAAAATACAGGTCATATAGTTAAGTTTTAAGAGAAGGCTACTAAATAGTGAAGAAAGATTTCTTTCTAGTCCGGGGTAAGGGTGGGGGGAATAGGGTATGTTTACATATATAGGAAAAAGAACTCAAAGGCTATGcaccaaaatgttaacagtggttCTTTATGAATGGATGGTGTGCTATTCTGGGGTTTTCAGGCTCTGTGTTAAGCACCTTtcaattttcttgttattttaagacacccaattataaaaacaattaccATATCCAAATTTCAGTCACTCAAAGAAAtcttatatttccttcttttataggCAGAGGATCAAGATTCTCTTTCACTTTACAGATAAAGCTGTGTCCAGAAAGATCAAATGACTTGCTTGAAGTTACACTGCTAGTGGCAGAGACACAACTAGAACCAAGGTTTTTCAAGTTCAGTGCTTTTTACACTAATCACTGCCTCACTGTTCAAGTTTGACCTTGTATTACTCTCCTAAGCCCGGAACAGGAAGCAGCAAATGATCTTGCTAGTCAAGCAAGTTTCCAAGTCCAATGCCACCCTGGAACAAACCCAAGAACCAGGCCCCAAACCTTCTCTATGTCAACTGCCACAAAGACAGCACAAAATGGCCTAGCCACCCACACCCACCTGGGTCCAATCACTCTTTACTAATGAGGAAGTCAGAAAAGCAGACTTTCATTACAGCCAACACCCTGGGTAGACTGCTGTTATCTACCGCTGCTCTAGGTTACACCAGTTAAGGTCTGGTGCCCCTTCAGGAAAAAAAGGTGAGTCACATGGGAGTTGGATTAGCTAACGAAGACACCTGAAAGGTAAGTGATTCAGGCTTAGATAATGGGGCCTCTACCCTGTCTCCAGTCCAGTTCAGTTCACTATTAACCAATGCTACCTATACATGAAGAAAGTAAGCACCAAGGCATTTGGCTTTAGAAGGTCATGACCCATCACAGAAATTCAGTAACAGCTGCCAGGGCATCCTCACCATCAAGAAAACCATTTTCCTTCTTATCTCCTTGTCTGAAAAACACAAACCCTAATTTATTCTAAAGCAGGATTTGCAGCCAAGGAGTCAAACCTGTTTTTATTCTGCCCTAGAactaaatactttttatatttttagagggttgtttttaaaaacaaagaccatCTAACAAAGATAACATAGAACACACAAAGCCTAAATTTGGTCCTCTGCAAAGGTCTGCCAATCCCACTCTAAAGCATTCTCAAGGCAACAAGGGATcaattatttcacttcacatCACCAAGAATCCCCATGGACAAGTAAAGTCAGAGTAGGCAGATGCTTAGTGACCTTTCAGAGTGTTATTAATGTATCTCTCCCTCAAGAATGTCACCTTCATTTCCTTTATAACCAAATTTAAGACCCTAAGCACAAAGTGTCAGGCTTTTGAGAggtcaaagtttatttttaacattgGAATCAGAACCACCATGGGAAGGGTTCTTAAATACATCCTTCATTATCTCTTCTGGTTCTGAAAGCCTAAAATTCAACTCTCTTCTTAACACCAAACCAaggcaggtgcagtggtacacagtTGTCACCTCAggctatttgggaggctaaagcaggaggatgataagtttgaggccagacagGGCAACTTGAAAaagacaccctgtctcaaaaataaataaataggtctgGGAATGAAGCTAAGTGGATCTCACTTGCATAACATAAgccaggtcctgggctcaatccccagtactggaaaaaaaaaaaaaaggagaaactccCAGGAACAAGTGAGTTGAGTATTCCATGACATCAGGCTCCTTTGTGATTCCACAACACCAAAGGGAGGTCAGACTTTAACCAGAAACCACAGAAATTATGGCCAAAGAAGCAGATTTCATTATTTAGGACATATATCAATAATTATCACAAGTCATTTCCTATAATTAAAACATATGACTTTTATGATAAAACAGCAAGTTGATACTAAGTCAGATAGGGGGAAAACAGGGTAGCCttctaagagaaaaagaaaaaaaaggcagaaggGATGGAGTCACAAGTGTCTTTGATcctaaaagtagaaagaaaagtcAGTTCTTTCCCCTGTCTTGGAAAGACCGTTTCCTTCTACTTTTGCCTACCTGAGGCGGCGGCGAGGGTCAGAGGGTGTCCCAGTCCGACGGGCAGTGCCATAATCAGACATCATACCATAATCCAGGTCATCATAGCCCATACTTCGCTGGTCATCTTCTAGCCCATAAGGCTCTGGGTGAAAGCGGTGCAGATCCACGCTGCTCCCTCCTACCCGAACCTGGGGCTGCGGCCCATAGACATCCTGTCTACTAGGTGCCCTGTAGCCTTCCATGCTGGGCCTATATCGTTCCTCAATGCGGGTCACCCGGGATAGACTGCCATAGTTGTCACTGCCACCTGGATAACCATCTTCATAGTGGCGGCTATATCCATCAGGAGGGTAGTGGAAGTTCCTAGGAAGGGTAGCGGTGCCTGCTTGGCCCACATAAGGACCAGGTCCCCCATTGCCATTCTTGCGGAAATCACGACCCAAAGTCTGGATATAGTTGTTTGAAACTGATGAGGCATCCACAGGCAGCCCATCAGGTCCCATAGGGACTGGCTGTACTGTCCGTGTTGTCACTGTCTTCACTACTTTCTTGACCTTCAATTATggaaagaggggggaaaaaaaacactacTGAAGGAAGTGAGTGAGACAAGCTTACTTCCAGACCACTCCAAGAAAAAAGGCAAACCCAAATCTCTAGGTCACTTTACTAGAAATGCCTTACCATCTACCTTCCATCCCATCCTATAGATATCCAAGCAAGAAAACTGCCCTGGCAATTACTACCTTTAGGTGAAGCTCCCACAGACCTTGATACACCCTCTCTCTTCCCAATCCATCAGATTTTCCCATATCACTTTTCCGTGTGAAGAGATCACTTTCTTTATGTCATCAGTACAGATTAGTGATCCTTCCTTCACCCTAATTAAGTGCTTAATCTCTCCCCTAATACAGACT of the Sciurus carolinensis chromosome 11, mSciCar1.2, whole genome shotgun sequence genome contains:
- the Ctnnd1 gene encoding catenin delta-1 isoform X1 produces the protein MDDSEVESTASILASVKEQEAQFEKLTRALEEERRHVSAQLERVRVSPQDANPLMANGTLTRRHQNGRFVGDADLERQKFSDLKLNGPQDHSHLLYSTIPRMQEPGQIVETYTEEDPEGAMSVVSVETSDDGTTRRTETTVKKVVKTVTTRTVQPVPMGPDGLPVDASSVSNNYIQTLGRDFRKNGNGGPGPYVGQAGTATLPRNFHYPPDGYSRHYEDGYPGGSDNYGSLSRVTRIEERYRPSMEGYRAPSRQDVYGPQPQVRVGGSSVDLHRFHPEPYGLEDDQRSMGYDDLDYGMMSDYGTARRTGTPSDPRRRLRSYEDMIGEEVPTDQYYWAPLAQHERGSLASLDSLRKGGPPPPNWRQPELPEVIAMLGFRLDAVKSNAAAYLQHLCYRNDKVKTDVRKLKGIPVLVGLLDHPKKEVHLGACGALKNISFGRDQDNKIAIKNCDGVPALVRLLRKARDMDLTEVITGTLWNLSSHDSIKMEIVDHALHALTDEVIIPHSGWEREPNEDCKPRHIEWESVLTNTAGCLRNVSSERSEARRKLRECDGLVDALIFIVQAEIGQKDSDSKLVENCVCLLRNLSYQVHREIPQAERYQEAPPSVANNSGPHAASCFGAKKGKDEWFSRGKKPTEDPANDTVDFPKRTSPARGYELLFQPEVVRIYISLLKESKTPAILEASAGAIQNLCAGRWTYGRYIRSALRQEKALSAIADLLTNEHERVVKAASGALRNLAVDARNKELIGKHAIPNLVKNLPGGQQSSSWNFSEDTVVSLLNTINEVIAENLEAAKKLRETQGIEKLVLINKSGNRSEKEVRAAALVLQTIWGYKELRKPLEKEGWKKSDFQVNLNNASRSQSSHSYDDSTLPLIDRNQKSDKKPDREEIQMSNMGSNTKSLDNNYSTLNERGDHNRTLDRSGDLGDMEPLKGTPLMQDEGQESLEEELDELVLDDKGDQVSYPTMQKI
- the Ctnnd1 gene encoding catenin delta-1 isoform X5 — encoded protein: MDDSEVESTASILASVKEQEAQFEKLTRALEEERRHVSAQLERVRVSPQDANPLMANGTLTRRHQNGRFVGDADLERQKFSDLKLNGPQDHSHLLYSTIPRMQEPGQIVETYTEEDPEGAMSVVSVETSDDGTTRRTETTVKKVVKTVTTRTVQPVPMGPDGLPVDASSVSNNYIQTLGRDFRKNGNGGPGPYVGQAGTATLPRNFHYPPDGYSRHYEDGYPGGSDNYGSLSRVTRIEERYRPSMEGYRAPSRQDVYGPQPQVRVGGSSVDLHRFHPEPYGLEDDQRSMGYDDLDYGMMSDYGTARRTGTPSDPRRRLRSYEDMIGEEVPTDQYYWAPLAQHERGSLASLDSLRKGGPPPPNWRQPELPEVIAMLGFRLDAVKSNAAAYLQHLCYRNDKVKTDVRKLKGIPVLVGLLDHPKKEVHLGACGALKNISFGRDQDNKIAIKNCDGVPALVRLLRKARDMDLTEVITGTLWNLSSHDSIKMEIVDHALHALTDEVIIPHSGWEREPNEDCKPRHIEWESVLTNTAGCLRNVSSERSEARRKLRECDGLVDALIFIVQAEIGQKDSDSKLVENCVCLLRNLSYQVHREIPQAERYQEAPPSVANNSGPHAASCFGAKKGKDEWFSRGKKPTEDPANDTVDFPKRTSPARGYELLFQPEVVRIYISLLKESKTPAILEASAGAIQNLCAGRWTYGRYIRSALRQEKALSAIADLLTNEHERVVKAASGALRNLAVDARNKELIGKHAIPNLVKNLPGGQQSSSWNFSEDTVVSLLNTINEVIAENLEAAKKLRETQGIEKLVLINKSGNRSEKEVRAAALVLQTIWGYKELRKPLEKEGWKKSDFQVNLNNASRSQSSHSYDDSTLPLIDRNQKSDKKPDREEIQMSNMGSNTKSLDNNYSTLNERGDHNRTLDRSGDLGDMEPLKGTPLMQKI
- the Ctnnd1 gene encoding catenin delta-1 isoform X6, translated to MDDSEVESTASILASVKEQEAQFEKLTRALEEERRHVSAQLERVRVSPQDANPLMANGTLTRRHQNGRFVGDADLERQKFSDLKLNGPQDHSHLLYSTIPRMQEPGQIVETYTEEDPEGAMSVVSVETSDDGTTRRTETTVKKVVKTVTTRTVQPVPMGPDGLPVDASSVSNNYIQTLGRDFRKNGNGGPGPYVGQAGTATLPRNFHYPPDGYSRHYEDGYPGGSDNYGSLSRVTRIEERYRPSMEGYRAPSRQDVYGPQPQVRVGGSSVDLHRFHPEPYGLEDDQRSMGYDDLDYGMMSDYGTARRTGTPSDPRRRLRSYEDMIGEEVPTDQYYWAPLAQHERGSLASLDSLRKGGPPPPNWRQPELPEVIAMLGFRLDAVKSNAAAYLQHLCYRNDKVKTDVRKLKGIPVLVGLLDHPKKEVHLGACGALKNISFGRDQDNKIAIKNCDGVPALVRLLRKARDMDLTEVITGTLWNLSSHDSIKMEIVDHALHALTDEVIIPHSGWEREPNEDCKPRHIEWESVLTNTAGCLRNVSSERSEARRKLRECDGLVDALIFIVQAEIGQKDSDSKLVENCVCLLRNLSYQVHREIPQAERYQEAPPSVANNSGPHAASCFGAKKGKDEWFSRGKKPTEDPANDTVDFPKRTSPARGYELLFQPEVVRIYISLLKESKTPAILEASAGAIQNLCAGRWTYGRYIRSALRQEKALSAIADLLTNEHERVVKAASGALRNLAVDARNKELIGKHAIPNLVKNLPGGQQSSSWNFSEDTVVSLLNTINEVIAENLEAAKKLRETQGIEKLVLINKSGNRSEKEVRAAALVLQTIWGYKELRKPLEKEGWKKSDFQVNLNNASRSQSSHSYDDSTLPLIDRNQKSDKKPDREEIQMSNMGSNTKSLDNNYSTLNERGDHNRTLDRSGDLGDMEPLKGTPLMKI
- the Ctnnd1 gene encoding catenin delta-1 isoform X7, with the protein product MDDSEVESTASILASVKEQEAQFEKLTRALEEERRHVSAQLERVRVSPQDANPLMANGTLTRRHQNGRFVGDADLERQKFSDLKLNGPQDHSHLLYSTIPRMQEPGQIVETYTEEDPEGAMSVVSVETSDDGTTRRTETTVKKVVKTVTTRTVQPVPMGPDGLPVDASSVSNNYIQTLGRDFRKNGNGGPGPYVGQAGTATLPRNFHYPPDGYSRHYEDGYPGGSDNYGSLSRVTRIEERYRPSMEGYRAPSRQDVYGPQPQVRVGGSSVDLHRFHPEPYGLEDDQRSMGYDDLDYGMMSDYGTARRTGTPSDPRRRLRSYEDMIGEEVPTDQYYWAPLAQHERGSLASLDSLRKGGPPPPNWRQPELPEVIAMLGFRLDAVKSNAAAYLQHLCYRNDKVKTDVRKLKGIPVLVGLLDHPKKEVHLGACGALKNISFGRDQDNKIAIKNCDGVPALVRLLRKARDMDLTEVITGTLWNLSSHDSIKMEIVDHALHALTDEVIIPHSGWEREPNEDCKPRHIEWESVLTNTAGCLRNVSSERSEARRKLRECDGLVDALIFIVQAEIGQKDSDSKLVENCVCLLRNLSYQVHREIPQAERYQEAPPSVANNSGPHAASCFGAKKGKDEWFSRGKKPTEDPANDTVDFPKRTSPARGYELLFQPEVVRIYISLLKESKTPAILEASAGAIQNLCAGRWTYGRYIRSALRQEKALSAIADLLTNEHERVVKAASGALRNLAVDARNKELIGKHAIPNLVKNLPGGQQSSSWNFSEDTVVSLLNTINEVIAENLEAAKKLRETQGIEKLVLINKSGNRSEKEVRAAALVLQTIWGYKELRKPLEKEGWKKSDFQVNLNNASRSQSSHSYDDSTLPLIDRNQKSDNNYSTLNERGDHNRTLDRSGDLGDMEPLKGTPLMQKI